The Heterodontus francisci isolate sHetFra1 chromosome 23, sHetFra1.hap1, whole genome shotgun sequence nucleotide sequence GTACAGTACATCCTCTTACCTATCCATGTACAGTACTGTCAAACAAATCAGTAAGAAGCAAATTCTGTTTTTAAGTTATCTATAACTTACCAGTAAATATTGTGAGAGtggcagcatctgcggtatttttaaATACAATCCTCCGGTTATATCAGAAGCCTATAGACAAAAACAGTAAAACAAAACTGTTTAAAAACCCCTGCACATCCCAGTTACTACATTATTGCATTCCAGACTGATTTGAGGCAGACCAGAATCCAGACTTCAGTAAGCAGGGTTTTATGGGCTCCCACAAGCCATACACAGAGGTGTGTGTTGGGGGGACACCCACTGGACACAAGTATCCCACTGGACAGAAACACCAAATTCTGAACTACAGCTCCACTCACTGGGACTGTCTGGAGCAGGGTTCAAACCCTTGACTATCTGACTCGGAGGCAGGAATGCAACCACTGAGCCAAAGGTCACTGCACATGAAACTGGTGACATCCAGGGATTTGAAGGCAGCAGAGATTCACAATCAACGATTTTTGTGAGTCGGTGCCAATCTCCACTTAGGTGTCAATTGCAAAGTTCTCGAAGAAGCAGCAGTATTAAACAGGGGAGAGCAGCACAGTGAGAACACTGGACTCCATTTGCCAGTATTGCACGTCAAACATAAGAACCCCGTAACTGCTCGGTTGTTATTGTTAGATTTTTCAACCAGGCATAAATGAGGAAAGGCATTTTTACGATGTGTACACAAATGAAATGACTACATAGTGTTTATTTCATGCTGTGAAGCAGAAAGCTTTTAGTCTAGAGATGTGCATAATTACTTACTTGCTGTAGTAGCCCAGATTCAGAGTCCAAAACACATGCATCAATCAGAATATTCTGAAAAAGAGGATATCCACTAATGTAAACATCGACTCCCTCCACTACTAGCGCACCATGGCTGCTGTGTGTACCgagtgagagaagaggataaacTGAGCCCGAGGATTGAGGGacagtcacttaccttctgggagcggagcggtcctgcggggagaacgccgagcgagagaagaggataagttcagcccgaggatcaaggcccagtcacttagcggcctgctacccgacccgaacccgacgacatgtgtcaggttcgggtcgggtcgggcccatcttcagggtacagctttcgggctcaggttgaGTCAGGCTCAGTCCAGGtgagctcgggtcgggtcgggtcgggccagacacatacagtaagtgctctgctggtaagtattgaaattaaaaaaccgacctgagctgggagtcctggacgaaactgagtctgcgcagtgagcgagcttCGTGGAGctgcccagtcggaaggtaagtaaagggatggtcgggtcgggctgtgTTCGGGTTGGGTTCGGGGCAGAATCGGAGGGACTCGGccgagtcgggctcgggtccgctgtggtccagttgggttcttttttcccgacctgagcaggcctctacagtCACTTATCTTccaggagcggagtggagaggagttggacctgtgtgagagcagtccaggatcgccggagtttgaaaaaaaaagtcaacagagacatcacaggaaagctgcaaggtgattggttggtgactaACAGCTGTTAGTACCtggaaatagcttaaaaaaaatcaggggaaagttctttttctAAATCTactgtataagtgataaggttagtactaacaAAGTGTGTTATTGTAAATTAGCGTAATTTATTAAGGATTTTAAATTGTAGTGGGtaatgtttggagtagaacaaggtccctagtgtaattagtattttttaattaaagggagtaactaagtactcTAAAGGTAAGTTGtgtcaggagagctcagccccgtgatatgctcctcctgtgctatgtgggaaatcagggacacttccagcatccgcaatgctgagaacatcgtggatagcacgtttagtgaggtggtcacaccgcaggtaatggctgcacaggcagaaaagagatgggtgaccaccaggcagagtagtaggcgcaggcaagtagtgcaggagtgccctatggccatccccctctcaaacagatataccgctttgaatactgtttgggggggggggggggcagtgcggGGGGGAAATGGccttccaggggaaagcagcaacagccaagttcatggcaccatggatggctctgctgcacagcatggggggaaaaagactgggagagccatagtgataagagattcaattgtaaggggaacagacaggtgtttctgtggccgcaaacgagactccaggatggtatgttgcctccttggtgctagggtcaaggatgtctcggagcggctgcaggacattctctaGGGGGAgagcgaaacatagaaaataggagcaggagtaggccattcgactctttgagcctgctctgccattcattatgatcatggctgatcatccaactcagtaacctgttgccactttctccccatatcctttgatccctttcgccccaagagctatatctaactccttcttgaaaacatacaatgttttggcctcaactgctttctgtggtagcgaattccacaggctcaccattgtcTGGGTGAAGTAatgtcttctcatctcagtcctgaaaggtttatcccgtatccttacactatgacccctggttctggactccccaccatcgggaacatccttcctgcatctaccctgtcaagtcctgttagaattttacaggttttatagccagaggtcatggtacatgtcggtaccaatgacataggtagaaaaagggaagaggtcctgcaagatgaatttaaggagttaggagctaaattaaaagcaggacctcaaaggtaggaatctcaggattacttcctgtgccacatgttagtgagtataggaacaggtgaatagaccagatgaatgtgtggctggagaaatggtgcgggagggagggattagattcctgggacatcggaacTGGTtgtggggaaggtaggacctgcaCAAGcgagacgggttacacccaggcaggaccagaaccgatATCCTCgcagggcgtttgctagtgctgttggggaggatttaaactagaatggcagggggatgggaacctgagcggggagactgaggaggaggaaacaaggatagaaaagaaagacaggaaacaaaaaggcaaaagtggaaggcacagaaatcaagggcaagaaacaaatagggccatagtgcgaaataatgctaagatgactaagaatgttaaaaagacaagcttaaaggcattgtgtctcaatgcgcggagtattcacaataaggtaggcaaattaaccgcgcaaatagatgtaaatggatacaatatagttgcgattatggagacatggctgcagggtgaccaaggatgggaactgaacatccaggggtattcaatatttaggaaggacaggcaaaaagggaaaggaggtggagtagcattgttagtaaaagaggaaatcaatacaatagtgaggaaggatattagctcagagaatcctgatgtggaatctgtatgggtggagctaagaaacaccaaggggcagaaaacattggtgggggttgtatatagacccccaaacagcagtggtgatgtagaggatggcattaaacaggaaattagagatgcatgcaataagggtgcaactgtcattatgggtgatcttaatctacatatagattgggcaaaccaaattagcaataagactgtagagaaggaattcctggagtgtgtacgtgatggttttttggacaaaTACGTTGAGaaaccatcctagactgggtattatgtaatgagaaaggattagttaacaatcttgttgtgcggggtcccttggggaagagcgaccataacatgatagaattcttcattaagatggagagtgagagagttgaacccgagactaaggtcctgaatctaaataaaggaaactatgaaggtatgaggtgcgagttggctatgatagattggggaacgttacttaaagggttgaaagtggataggcaatggctagcatttaaagagcgcatggatgaattacaacaattgttcattcctgtctggcgcaaaaataaaacaggaagggtggctcaaccgtggcttacaaaacaaattagggatagtattagatccaaggaggagaaatataaaatggccagaacaagcagcaaacctgaggattagaagcagtttagaattcagcaaaggaggacaaagggattgattaaaggggaaaagagagtatgagagtaaacttgcagagaacataaaaactgactgtaaaagcttctataaatatgtgaagagaaaaagattagtgaagactaatgtgggttccttacagtcagaaacgggggaatttataatggggaacaaagaaatggaagaccaattaaatacatactttgcttctgtcttcacaaaggaggacacaaattacctcccagaaatgttggggaacataaggtctagtgagaaggaggaactgtatgaaatcggtattagtagggaaatggtgttagggaaattgatgggattgaaggccaataaatccccagggcctgataatctacatcccagagtacttaaggaagtggacctagaaatagtagatgcattgctggtcatttttcaaaattctatagcctctggaacagttccaatggattggagggtagctaatgtaaccccaatatttaaaaaaagaggtagagagaaaacagggaattatagaccggttagcctgacatcagtagtggggaaaatgctagagtccattataaaagatgcaatagcagagAACTTGGAAaaaaatgacaggatcggacaaagtcaacatggatttacgaaagggaaatcatgcttgacaaatctattggaaatttttgaggatgtaactagtagactagataagggagaaccagtatttggactttcagaaagctttcgataaagtcccacataagagattagcatgcaaaattaaagcacatgggattgggggtaaggtactgagatggatagagaactggttggcagacagaaaacaaagagtgagaataaacaggtctttttccgagtggcaggcattgactagtggggtaccgcagggttcagtgctaggaccccagctattcacaatatatactaaatgatatagatgagggaattaaatgtaatatttccaagtttgcagatgacacaaagctgggtgggagtgtgagctgtgaggaggatgcagagaagctccagtgtgatttggacaggttaagtgagtgggcaaatacatggcagatgcagtataatgtggataaatgtgaggttatccactttggtggcaaaaacagaaaggcagattatccgaTCGGtgctagattgggaaagggggaggtgcagtgagacctgggtgtccttgtgcaccagttgctgaaagtaagcatgcaggtgcagcaggcagttaaaaaggcaaatggtatgttggccttcatagcgagaggattcgagtacaggagcaaggatgtcttgctgcaattatacagggccttggtgagaacacatctggagtattgtgtgcagttttggtctccttatctgaggaaggatgttcttgctatggagggagtgcagcgaaggtccactagactgattcctgggatggcaggactcatgtatgaagagagattgggttgattaggcttgtattcgctagtgtttagaagaatgtgaggggatctcatagaaacctacaaaatcctaacaggactggacagactaaatgcaggaaggatgttcctaatggcaggggagtccaggaccaggggtcacagtttaaggataaggggtaagccatttaggactgagattaggagagatttcttcacccagagagtggtgaacctgtggaattctctaccacggaaagcagttgaggccaaatcattaaaatatattcaagaaagagtttgatatagttcttagggctaatgggatcaagggatacggggagaaagcgggaacaggttactgagtttggatgatcagtcatggtcttactgaatggtgaaacaggctcgaacggccgaatggcctactcctgctcctacttttctatgtttctatctatgcactgcagcaactcaccaaggctttttcaacagtaccttccaaacccgcgatctctaccacctagaaggacaagggcagcagatacatgggaacaccaccacctggaagttcccctccaagccacacaccatcctgacttggaactatatcgccgttccttcactgtcgctgggtcagaatcctggaacgccctcgctaacagcactgtgggtgtacctaccccacatggactgcagcagttcaaggaggcgaccctccaccaccttctcagggcaattagggatgggtgaccactttgtggaacatctccgctcagtccaaaagcatgaccccgagcttccggttgctggctatctcaacacacccccctgctctcatgctcccatctctgtgctgggtttgctgcagtgttccagcgaacatcaacgcaagttcaagaaacagcacctcatttactgattaggcacacgacagcctgccggactgaacattgaattcaataatttcagagcatgacttattttacttatatttttagtacttttttctgtttcttttttacttactttttgtgtttattttttttttagatttagagatatagcactgaaacaggcccttcggcctaccgagtctgtgccgaccatcaaccacccatttatactaatgctacactaattccatattcctaccacatccccaccagtccctatatttccctaccacctacctatactaggggcaatttataatggccaatttacctatcaacctgcaagtctttggcatgtgggaggaaaccggagcacccggaggaaacccacacagacacagggagaacttgcaaactccacacaggcagtacccagaattgaacccgggtcgctggagctgtgaggctgcggtgctaaccactgcgccgcccaatttatcttttatcttagtttgttgttcagtttgcctacccacagtttttttcatgtttgtacgtgTGGTTTTTcacttttcagtccgttaacaccctatctgtactaatgctttgtctttcaacacaccattaacatattgtttgtctttgctccatgaccttctggtcagttattctctttgaccttgtcctatctacaccttctcctttgttatctcttgccccacccctgctttacttgcttaaaacctttcacatttctaatatttgccagttctgatgaagggtcactgatctgaaacgttaactctgcttctctctgcgcagatgccgccagacctgctgagtatttccagcatttcttgtttttatttcagatttccagcatccgtagtattttgcttttattatatgaataAATAAGGTGCAGATAAtctacctgtttctgtgctgcaaagatAACGTTCATAAAATTCATATACTGAGCAGCAGAGTCCTCTGCTGCTTTAATAACCTGTGGGGGGAAAAAAACAAATGATTATAAACTGAACTGGTTATCAGCACTGCATTCTACTAATAGGTGGTAAAGGTTTAGAAACAGTGAACAAATATGACTGATTTTAGAGGTTGGGTAGTCTCTAATGAAGGGTTCttgttctcctccccacccccaattCATTCCATCCCACACCACAGCCATCATGTAGACTGGCAGTCTGCTTCCAGGCCTTCACACATCCACTCTTGGGTTGGATACTTGCAGATGTGCTGTAGGTATCACAAGgcagggagatggtggtgtagtggtaatgtcaccgaactagtaatccagagacctggactaaccttggcagctggtggaatttaaattcagttaatcaacaaaaacatctggaatttaaagctagtctcagtaatgctgacatgaaactatcattgattgtatatcataaaaacacatctggttcactaatatccattagggaaggaaatctgtcgtccttacctggtctggcctacatgtgactccagacccacagcaatgtggctgactcttaactgccctctaaaatgtcctagcaagccaatctgttaaagggcaattagggatgggcaacaaatgctggccttgccaggaacgctcacatcccatggaagaatttttaaaaatttgatctctcCGCAGCTCAAATCTGAGATGGATGAATTAAACCTTCATCCTCTCGCTCCCTGGCTGCAGCAGCACAGCATCACTCTAACCCTTACAAAAAAAAAGTGTCAAACTTTTAACACAGTAGCTGCAGAACACTTACCAATATTCGGGATTTCAGCTCACGCCCGTCTGTATTTTATGGGAAAAAAAATAAAACTTTTTGTAACAAGTCTTAAGCTGCAATTTACAAAACAAACTCAGAACTGTTCTTAAGTCTGTGCACCATCAACTCCATCACTACACCTTACACTCTGTTACACTACTCATTTAGAACATTAAAATGAAAATTAACTTGTACATGAAAtgtcacaggaacaggaggccattcagtccctccagctGTTTttttttagacatacagcactgaaacaggcccttcggcccaccgagtctgtgccgaccatcaaccacccatttatactaaccctacactaatcccatatccttaccacatccccacctgtccctatatttccctaccacctacctatactaggggcaatttataatggccaattaacctatcaacctgttctaccattcaattgaATCATGGCTaaactgtatcttaactccattcaccCGCCTTGGTTCTTTAATCCTTAATACTCTAAccatccaaaaatctatccatttcagttttaaaattttcaatcgacccccagcctcaacagcattttgggggaagagagttccagatttccattactctTTCCGtgtaaaagtgcttcctgacatcacccaccCTGAACAGtctgagctctaattttaagattatgccccttgttctggactcctctagcagagaaaatagtttctctttatctacctatcaaatcctttcaaacATTATGAACTGTTTGCAGGTCTCGAGGTGTAGAATTAACTCCCATTCAGTGACCATGAATTTGAACCCCAGCCTCAGCTGTCATTCAAATCCAGGTCCCTTCGCATGTCATAATCATTTTTGGCAAGATTCTATAATTCACCACCTCCTCCATCAGGGGAAAAGATTGAAGTCTTTTAGACGGATATAAAGCAGTCAAAATTTGTTAAATGAATCTTCTTTTCACTGAATCTATACTCTAGCATTTGTCGGTCACTATTAGCTAAGAAAAGCAGTACTTAGAGATTAGTAAACATACATACCTTCTAACTCCTTATTCATCTTGTAAATATCTTATTTCAGAACTGTTAAGAAAAAAATACTAATGGTTGCCAGACAGTGAGGAATAGGTCAGAAATATTTTTTGTGATAATGGAGAATTAAAAAGCCACTGTTCAATAAATTAATCTAGAAAACAGATTCACTTTCAGCCCAGACCTCACTGGAAACAGAGAAAACACCCAAATATGCTAGTTAGTTGTCACACCTTCCAACAAGTCTTTTTTGTACCAAGTCTTTTTTTGACATTTTTATAAAGATGCCCCCCTTCACCATGTTAACAGGCTTCAACTTCACATCTAAAATacattcttcttttctttcttttgggcctccttatctcgagagacaatggatacgcgcctggaggtggtcagtggtttgtgaagcagcgcctggagtggctataaaggccaattctggagtgacaggctcttccacaggtgctgcagagaaatttgtttgttggggctgttgcacagttggctctccccttgcgcctctgtcttttttcctgccaactactaagtctcttcgactcgccacaatttagccctgtctttatggctgcccgccagctctggcgaatgctggcaactgactcccacgacttgtgatcaatgtcacacgatttcatgtcgcgtttgcagacgtctttataacggagacatggacggccggtgggtctgataccagtggcgagctcgctgtacaatgtgtctttggggatcctgccatcttccatgcggctcacatggccaagccatctcaagcgccgctgactcagtagtgtgtataagctggggatgttggccgcttcaaggacttctgtgttggagatatagtcctgccacctgatgccaagtattctccgaaggcagcgaagatggaatgaattgagacgtcgctcttggctggcatacgttgtccaggcttcgctgccgtagagcaaggtactgaggacacaggcctgatacactcggacttttgtgttccgtgtcagtgcgccattttcccacactctcttggccagtctgaacatagcagtggaagccttacccatgcgcttgttgatttctgcatctagagacaggttactggtgatagttgagcctaggtaggtgaactcttgaaccacttccagagcgtggtcgccaatacacTTTACTATTAATGTTTTGTTAATTAACAAAGACTTGGCTGTTTTGGTTAGTGTTAAGAGATAAGGTGGCTAGAATCATCATCAAATAATGTAACTACAGGGCAAGATTCCTGCTTTTCAGTATTTACACAATAACCTGTATTAAAAAATCCTGTTCACAATTTTCCTGTAAATAGCAATCAGCAAATTTTCCCCTATATGGACAATAACTAATGCCACCTTGTAAATTACATGGCTAACAAGTGAAAACTGGTAAATTACAGGCAGTTAACTAGTGAAAAACCAGTAAATTATAGGCGGGTAAATGCAAATTATGAGTGGGTAATAAGTGAAAGCATTGCAAAGCTGGCCATATCGTAACGAACATGAGAAATCTCAAAGGTTTTGAAGTAATTCCTGGTGCAAGGATACAACAAAGTGCTTTTGCCAGTGATCCTGCCAGCAAGGTTTCTGTTAGTTGGGCTCTCACTTCAGCTGCAACACAGAAAAGGAAGACGTCACACACGCCATCTGTGCCCCAACACCTGGGCAGAAGGATGTGTCATCACATTTCATGTGTTGTCATATAGCGGAGGCCAAGTGCAGCAAGACACTTACTCTTTGCCATTAGATCTTTGATCTCCTCCGTGATGATGTCATTTACTATGGCCAGGAGTTCATATTTACCATCCTTACTACCAGAAAAAGTAGATTCTGCAGAACTCATGTCACTACTTTCAGCAAAGCTTCCCACTTTCCAGTGCTTACCCGGATACAGGAAACGGCTGTAAAAAAAAATATTGGAGCACATTAGTATTGCAGCCCTGGAGAAACCAGTCACGCAGTATACAAACATGGTTCTCTGCTAAGCTGCTGATGCAAGAGGTCTTGCGCTGATCCTTACCTCTCCTGACTGTGACTTGCTATAATCGCCAGTCTATTATTGCGGTTCATGACTAAGTGCGAGTTTCCCATCACCATCACTGCATCCATACATTTTGATAGGGTGAACTGGAAAACAAGTGAAACCCTTC carries:
- the gtf2h3 gene encoding general transcription factor IIH subunit 3 isoform X3; protein product: MDAVMVMGNSHLVMNRNNRLAIIASHSQESRFLYPGKHWKVGSFAESSDMSSAESTFSGSKDGKYELLAIVNDIITEEIKDLMAKTEVRAQLTETLLAGSLAKALCYIYKMNKELEDGRELKSRILVIKAAEDSAAQYMNFMNVIFAAQKQNILIDACVLDSESGLLQQASDITGGLYLKIPQMLPLSQYLLWVFLPDPEQRSQLVLPPPVHVDYRAACFCHRNLIEIGYVCSVCLSIFCNFSPICTTCETAFRIALPPVLKTKKKKPKLPTLNYLTS
- the gtf2h3 gene encoding general transcription factor IIH subunit 3 isoform X1 codes for the protein MAADEDISLLVIVVDVNPIWWGQQILKESQFTLSKCMDAVMVMGNSHLVMNRNNRLAIIASHSQESRFLYPGKHWKVGSFAESSDMSSAESTFSGSKDGKYELLAIVNDIITEEIKDLMAKTEVRAQLTETLLAGSLAKALCYIYKMNKELEDGRELKSRILVIKAAEDSAAQYMNFMNVIFAAQKQNILIDACVLDSESGLLQQASDITGGLYLKIPQMLPLSQYLLWVFLPDPEQRSQLVLPPPVHVDYRAACFCHRNLIEIGYVCSVCLSIFCNFSPICTTCETAFRIALPPVLKTKKKKPKLPTLNYLTS
- the gtf2h3 gene encoding general transcription factor IIH subunit 3 isoform X2 is translated as MAADEDISLLVIVVDVNPIWWGQQILKESQFTLSKCMDAVMVMGNSHLVMNRNNRLAIIASHSQESRFLYPGKHWKVGSFAESSDMSSAESTFSGSKDGKYELLAIVNDIITEEIKDLMAKTEVRAQLTETLLAGSLAKALCYIYKMNKELEDGRELKSRILVIKAAEDSAAQYMNFMNVIFAAQKQASDITGGLYLKIPQMLPLSQYLLWVFLPDPEQRSQLVLPPPVHVDYRAACFCHRNLIEIGYVCSVCLSIFCNFSPICTTCETAFRIALPPVLKTKKKKPKLPTLNYLTS